The Pyrus communis chromosome 14, drPyrComm1.1, whole genome shotgun sequence sequence ATGATATATATGATTCCAAAATACGTTACAACACAATGATATTGCGTGCATGAAATAAGGCTATAATCATTATAGAAATTAAAATATCACATTCAGAatgtattcatttttttaaatatttctaactttgaattttcttgttcttgattctcatataattaaatttaaaaaacggGTCTTTTTTTATACCGTGTTTCCTTACTAAATCATCAAAAACATTTGAGACAATGACAAAAACACGAAACATATATAGTAGTGTTTATTATCTCCCTACATATATATACGATAGCTCCAAAACATAAACAGAAAGAGGATATGGCAACAACATAGAGGATATGGCAACAACATCAAGGTTATAGACACAACTACTGATGTAAATTAACGTTGAAAGGAactagagaaagagaaagaaagataattAAGTTCTTATATATGAAAGATCAATGCATGGTATTAGTTAGAAATATGTTTTGGTGCAAACTTTAGTAGTGAGCACGTATTCTTGCTTTCTGTATATATAATGTGAATATATAACTGTTTAATTTGATCAGAAGTACTTAAACCTATACATAATACCTTAGAAGACATTAATTCCATTAAGGGAATGAAGTTCTAAccttatatataattttaaactCAATCTAGTTATACACTTATACTACGAAAAATCTGGGGTTAATTAAACCACTGTTTCTGTTTAGATAGAAACAGTAGGTAGTACTTATGTTAATTCCACGTAAGCACCAATGAATCAAGAAGCTATTTAATTAAGCCATCATGCAATATGCATACATACGTGTCAAGGATGAAAGTCACTTTCTCAGAATGGCAGAGCATGAAATAACATCATCTGGTTTCAACtgataaaaataattattgagTGTGTACACTTGATCATCTGTGGAACAAGATTTCGTTGAGCAATTTCAATCAGTTTCCCAACATTTCTGATGCGATATCGTCGTGTGAGCTTCCTGCAGAACCATGCATGAAGAATAAAATGAAATCAATGGAGTATACGCCCTTGATGCATATATGCATGATAATCATATGCTGACCGTAGGATAACATCAACACGTTCGTTCTAATTATCTAAGATGGAAGATGGCTCACAACACCAGGCTGTTGGCTTATTGTACCTTCTCTCCCTCTATGACATATCGTATATTTTACCATAACAGGACAAGGCACGACAAGCTTACTCCTCAACACCTCAAGGCTTACGCCTTGCTTTTGCGAGACCCTAAATGTCTTGATTTACATCTTCGCCTCTTGAAACATATATTGTTTATAGACCGATGTACAATAAATATTACAACAAATTCATATTcaaagttttctttttgttgataATTAAAAGGCCTAAATATTTTCACGAGCACCTCCTCTAAATATGTTGACTCACAAACTTCATGTCTTAAACTATGAGCTATAAAATTAGTTGGGTTGTGTTTAGATGAGGGACTTAGAAGTCTCAGGGCATCGAGGCCAAATTAGTAAAAAAAGATGAAACTATAAAATGTTACATAAATGCTATATTTGGACGAGGGATTTCCAAGTTATAGGATTAAAAGCCAAATTATGAAGAAAAAGGTTACAAAATGATAGGAGAGATTAGCTAATCCCTTTGCGGGGATGTGTCATTTGCAATCTCTCTTACATGTATTTGTATCGCTCTATATATAATGCATTATATCCAACATTTTGTTatcattttctttataatttggCTTTTAATCCCATGACTTGGAACTACCTTATCCAAATTTAGCCAAAGggtattacaaatgcaatacaagAGAACTATGAACACATATGTCTCTATAAATGATTATGTAGTACATTTTTAATTCTATGTTTTAGTgtgtttcttccttttttaacCTAAATTcctgtcacttagtattacagtctagtgatatttttcttcacttgtaagtgagaggtctttggtttgattcttgccaaaagcgagtttgaatcacattattgctaccTCATTAGAAGACTAAACTCACCCAttttcccttagtgtagataatatcgtttgcgaaaaacaaaaatctaaattcCTTAGGATTAAAGTCCCTCACCCAAACACAATCTTGGCTATTTGATCACTTTGTTAGAGGCACATGCAAGCGTTTAATTTCTACTACAAACTAGATACCTTTTCAGTAACTATAATAATGTTTGAAGAAAGCTCTCCCAGCCTAGAAAAAAAGCGCGGCTCCCCCTCTCCCAGAGTCAAGAACCTCCAAACTCCCATCTCGGCTTCAGCCGCCGAGCCCTTCCTCTTGGGTGGGATCGGTGGCAACCCCATCTCCTTCTTCCCTAataaccttcttcttcttccttaacTCTTCTTCCCTAataaccttcttcttcttccttaactctatcttcttccttttcttttcatttggcCCTTGATTTCGGGTAGTTTTGTTCCGAGATTGTCTCATTTTCCTTGAGgtaatttgtcttatttttcttCAGCTTTGTCTCAATTGTTGGCAAATCTTGTCGTTGATCCAAGTTTCATGCATTTTTATTTCCAAATTGTTGTTCCTAGTTGCGAGCCACTGCCCACCTACTAGTATGGCTACTAAAGTGCATTTTGCTCTATTTGGTAGGATTATTATGGGAGTGGTTTAAGTGCGAGTGGCTTGCCCAACCCCATTTTCCGTTCATCCTTTATGCCTGTAGGTTCTTCTTTTTGGTGGCGGCTTGACGATGGTGGTGACACTAATTTGGTGGAGGAGGCTGGTTCTTGTTTCCAGATCTAGGGTTTCGGCATAGGCATTGTTATGTGCTCATTTTTGAagcttgttttcttattttacttttataaCTGGCTGCAATTTTACTTTAGTGTTGTGCATTGCATTTGAATTTGTCCCGCTTTTTAtcaatatgttttatttttaatgaaattagttgtttgaccgaaaaaaaaaataatgtcaaTAAATTAACCAGGTAGAACTGAAACTCGAGCAAAGTGGTAGGTAACACAGTCCAAACTAGTAAAGAAACCTACCTTGGTATTGGGTATGTGGCCTGATTTTAACTTATATTGAATTCTAAATGGGCCTTTAAACATTAGCCCAAAGCTTATATTACTTGCGTTTTTGTCTACTTAAGGtggaaaaataacaaatttaacCTAGCGCACTTTACAGTTGACCTTAGTTGCTGTCTCCTAACTGTTCAGGACCGTTGTGGTTTGACCTGAATATCGAAATATTTATATATCTGATAATCCGACCCTCCACTCAAAAGATCAAACTACCAGTCTTCTGCGATTGGTAGATGGTTGACTTGTTGCATGCCAATTCAGTAGCTGCTTCTACTGCAACTTGTTTGACTATTTAAAACTTGAATAGTGCTATTTGtatacttatttttacttcttacatatTTTTCTCAGTTTTCGATCGTCGGATCGAATAGACTAAAAAGATGAATGACTAAAATTTAACAAGAATGTAtggaaagtaaaaataaatgtatgaaTAACACATTCCTAAAACTTTGGTTGTCTATCTATTCCCTCATGAAATGTCTAACACTCCATTGATGTCCATGTGCATGAACATTTTTTGCGTATTGATACAAGCGTATCAACTACCAATCTAATCTTATATGAATAGTCAACTAATGGgtgtgaaagaaagaaaaaaacccgGTTTCATGATTATAATCTTAGTGTTGTCAAGTTACAGACTTGTAATTCAAGTGAGTGAGCAAATTTACTTTCACTTCTCCGTCTGAGATcatgttggattttttttcatCCCTAATATGACTTGTACAGAAAACAGtgtgtcattttattttcttagcaAATTGCAGTTCTTTGTCATGATTAACATGGATCAAAACATTTTaaggttttttcttttcatgggGTACTCTGCGAGTAAAGGGTTAAAACCTTTATTCAAGTCATTTCCAATTcatgaagaaacaaaaaaaagagtgtatatatgattttgtattaaataatatttCAGGGGTGGGTCAAAGGCTCCGAAACAAGCTTTGAGAATTTGTCTTCTGGTGGGGGTATTTTCTCATAATTTCAAATGGCCTCCGATGGGCACAATGCTGCACCTTTTCATGCCATAATATTTTCTCAACATGATAATTTGAAGAAAAcatctcaaaaataaaaataatcacaaaaatgtgaaaaaagaaagaagaaggaacaTACACAGACAGACGGAGTGCGTCGTGAGAGTTTTGTCGTCgctaaaaaaacatataaacctgaaaaacagagaaaagagagaaaacatatataaacaggCATTTGCTATGAGCCCCATTTAACTTAATCATGATATTAACGTTTTTGGGCAGGCTCATTAACTAAGATGATAAGAATAAAAAGCTACCATGTACATGCATAAACCAACCTACTTCTCCAAAAAGCGCTTAACATCCACAAACATGAAGAAGGCAAGTATCATCACAAAATGATGAAAGCAAagcaccattaaaacagaaaacaagaaGCAAAAGTTTTTCAGGACTTACTGAATCATATTCATCCGCGAAAAACTGTACATCTCCGCCGTTCGAGTCCTTTTCGCCAAATGCATTACTGCTCGATGAGACTGGCGCAATGATCAAACGGGGTCATGGAAATCTCAGTAACTTAAAGTAAGGGTTGAAACTGGAAAAAGTTGTGTGAAAGAAACTTCGTGTTGTAGAAAGCTCTTGCAatatatatcatttttctaCACGCACCCAGTTTTTTATAGGAAAGTACACGTGTCAGTCAGGTGCTTGGTGGCCAAAAGCTGCAGCTCCCTAgaggaaagggatcatctcaATATACCTTCTTTCTAATTCACCAAGTTCGGGGAtctggatcgttgaaatttgatccaacgattatAAATAGGGactcattttaaaagttataataattttagccgttaaatcaaatttcaatggcctaaatcCCTGAATTtagtggattaggaggaaggaatATAGAGATGATCCCTTTTCCTCCCTAGGGGCAGTGCAATGGGGGCTTATGAGAGAGGATCCGGATCTTTTTTGTGAAGATCCTCCAATTATatccgtttattgtatatcgtgcggtcaatttttatcagtattatttatatttaattttaaataaaaaaaatttacaatgatttccgaccatacgatatacgatgaacagatgtGATTGAAGGATCATCCTAAGGCTTATAGCTGGAAGGTTTTATCTGGGATTTGACCGGTAGATTTGTATTGTTTATAAGAAAATAACCGGCTGAGAATCTTTCTGATAAAATTGGAAAACCCAACCAAACGTTCTAACCCAAAAAAAAGGTCATAGTGTTTGTTAGACAGACCAAACTTTCCAATCTCATTCTTTGCTGCCAAATACTTACTTCCCTTCTTCCAACTGCCTATCAGCTCTCAGTCTCTATCTGCATTTTTTTTGTGGTACTATATATAACTTAACATCTGCTTATTGGGCCACTGTAGTATTTTTGTGTACTACGTTGGAGGGATGAGCATATTTTAGCAGTTGTTTATATATAACAAGGTATTAGAGCTCTAGTAAGGTTTAGAAACCTCCGACTCCCGTGCCCCACATAGTTTCAGTTATTGTACGAAGGGTGGGGTTGTACTTGTTCCGTTGTGTATGTAAGTTTTGATTTCCAAATGCATAATGGAGTTAGACATGAGGAGAAGTGTTAGCTTGATGTATATTGTCGTCTCATTCTTTTACAATATAAGATTTTCGGGCCTAATAGCTAGGCTGAgatttgacaaaagaaaaaaaaaaaaaaaattaggtcgAGAGATTATGAACAATGCTGTTGCGGGTTTACAACTGATCAACTAATTAAAGATGTTTATGCTTAAGTGGATGATGTAAAAGtttcaaaaaaagaagaaatgttgATGATTTAAACAGAATTTTGTACAAAGTAGAGTATGGAACCACCATGAAAAACTGTTGTATGCAAATGTACTTCCATATTACCACCAATTAACAACCTACAGTcagaattttattattttattcaaaaggcAAACATCTAATTTAAGGACATGGAACCTACCATTCTACAGCTCAACATACAATTCCCACCGGGGAGAATATTTTAGTGTGCCGAAAACACTAGCTGATGCATTAAGAGTTAagatacaatttatttttttcaaattttcaactatTTATATTGTAACACTTGGTTGATCTAATCTTGTTTCTGTCACACTAAAACATCTCTCCTCATGCAGACCaatttttgatgaaaaaaattaatattcttATGATTATGTGAGTCCTACTCAACTAATTGCCCcccaccaaaataaaaattgtgaTATTGCGAGAAGGAAAACCGAACATTAACacacaaatacaaaaaataaatgttcTAAATTATATAAAGTAGCTATTCAGATATAAACTCatttcaaagaaattaaaagtaaataattCTCAGATGCACAAGTGGATAAACCTGCTCTGCCAACTGTAAAGTTTCGCTTCATCACATAATTCCCAGTACTACGTTATATGGCAAAACATTGAGAATTttatatgaataaaaaaatatacaagtTGACAGCTATAAACATctgttgagagagagaaaaagattaAAGTCACTTTacatcccaaaaataaaaattatcatAAAAATTTTTTCACTAAAGAATATCTTAGAAAATTTAAGATATTGGATTGAGgtcggtttttatttttttttaatttttttataaggaTTCAACATGATAAgaaattattttacattttaaaatacAGTGATGTTCAAGAATTCATATCGAACATAATTAGTGTAATAAAGTTTGATTGTTGTTATTTTTGtagtaaagaaaataattttacgATTTACATTTCTCAGTAAAATATgtcataacaaaaaaaaaaaaaaaaacaaaaaaaaaagaaaaaagctgtTTAACTAGAAATTGAGCTTCCCTTTGCGCATGCGCGcgctctgtttctctctctccgcCCCCAATACCAATTTCTCAAATTAGGGATTTCAAATTTGATAAGCGATTTATCAAATTCACCAAAGCCTTCAGCTTCCTTTTCCAGCTGCCCTGTAATTTCAAGTAATTTGGCTATCTCGTTCTCTCTCACAAATcccatttcaaattttaagcTCATTGGCTACAACAAAATCTAATCGAATCTCCAAATCAAAGCTCAGATTTTTACATAATTGAACTCTCGATTTTATTGCAACGTAGTTTGCCATTATTTCATCTGGGTTCGGATCATAACAAAAGTCAATTGTTTACAACAAGCGGTAGTGCTTTTTTTCCTCCTAAAGATTGAATTTCTTTGGTTCAATTAATTGCAGGAAATTGAATTGAAGAAATGGGCGAGTGGAAAAGGCATAGAATTTTGATGGTCTCTGATTTTTTCTATCCCAATTTTGGTGGGGTGGAGAATCACATCTATTATCTCACACAATGCCTTCTCAAGCTTGGTCACAAAGTCAGTATACACATTCTCCTTCACCTTCTGGGTTCTGTATATGTGTTTTTGTGTCTTTAGTTATTTAGCAGAAAAGTGGAAGTTCGAATTTCAACTGCTGATTTATTACTTCACAGTGCTGTCATGTTGCATTTCCATTACATAATGTTGCAGCTCCCATCGTGGTTATGGGAGCATTAGATGGACCTCCATTTTGTTTAGAGTAATGATGGAGGCGGGTTGTGCCCAATAATTTAGTAGATACTCACGCGTTATTGTGTAATGTGATTGGAACAGTTTAGCTGCCAAGTGAACTTTTGAGTTATAAATCAATGAAATTCTTTCATGACACAAGTCAGCTTCCTTTGTTTAATTAGTTGTTGACTAGGTGAACTTTCATTGCTTGAGTGTTCAGGTGGTCGTAATGACTCATGCCTACAACAATCGTTCTGGGGTGAGATATATGACAGGTGGTCTGAAAGTGTATTATGTACCATTTCTCATGCAGAATACATTTCCCACCTTTTATGGGACACTTCCAATAGCGAGGACTATCGTTATTCGACAAAAAATATCACTGGTACACGGACATCAAGCTTTCTCAACTCTTTGCCATGAGGCTTTGATGCACTCACCCACAATGGGGTACAAAGTCGTATTTACTGATCATTCACTCTATGGTTTTGCTTATGCGGGAAGCATACACATGAACAAGGTATTGCAGTTTACTTTGGCAGAAGTAAGTCAGGCCATTTGTGTTTCTCATACAAGCAAGGAAAACACAGTGCTAAGGTCAGGTTTGCCACCAGAAAAAGGTCTTTGTAATACCTGTTGCTGTTGACACAGCTATGTTCAAGCCTGCACCAGAACGACTGAGTAGTCATGAAATTGTAATTGTCGTTATAAGTAGATTGGTTTACCGAAAAGGGTGCAGATCTTCCTGTTGAAGTCATTCCAGAAGTATGCCGTTTATACCCtaatgtgagttattttgacATAGCATTAGATGAGATATTACATTTCTAATATCCGTTTCTGTTTGATGAATTTTGATATTGACAAGGACTTCCGTGTGCACATCAATATTTCTATGCTTGCATAACTTGGCAGCATTTCCTGTAAAATAATTTTGTTGCATGAAGCCATAACCTAAGGGGGATGCTTTTATTATAACGAAAATGTTGAGGGTGGTTTGAAGCATAGCATCATTGATGTAATTATTGGCATAGTTAAATAGCACTCAATCATCGCATTCAGAAATATGTGGTAAGGTTTGTTTCATTGTTGGAGGAGATGGACCTAAACGTGTGCGGTTGGAAGAGATGAGGGAAAAACATTCTCTTCAAGATCGAGTTGAGATGCTAGGAGCTGTGCAACTCTCTAAATTACGATCTGTCCTAATTTTTGGCCATATATTCTTAAACAGGTGCTTGTCAATCTCTTCTTTCAAGAACTGGAGAACAGTTTGTGTAATTTCTTTTGTAACTACACCAAATTATGTGAAAAAATTAATGTTGGATTTTGGTAGTTGACTTTACTGCTGGTCAAATTGGCTctctctttctttaataggAATAGTACAGCAGCAAGAATTAGATTCTCTGAAGTTAAACAGTGGTGCTACCAAAGCGGTGATACTattaacaaaatttgaaatataagtaaattagGAGCTGCAATAGCTTGCATATACATCTTTACATGGTTCTTTTTCTGACTAGCTTACTGTTAAAACTATGGGGAAAGTATCACAAGTTCACAACTACAGGAATTTGTACCAACATATAGGGAAATCAACTTATTGTACGGTTCTCATGCATGCTTGCTTCTGTTGTATTTTTTCCTGATACAATTTCTACCATTATTGCAGTTCTTTAACAGAAGCTTTTTGCATAGCGATCTTAGAGGCTGCAAGTTGTGGATTATTAACAGTCAGTCCACATGTAGGAGGCGTCCCAGAGGTATGATATGTGAAATCTTCCACCTCTTAGTAGAATAGTGTTTGTGGAATCTAGGCTTGTTTGAGATTTTAGCTAACGTCATTTCTGGACATAGGTACTTCCAGATGACATGATTGTACTTGCAAAACCAGATCCCAGTGATATGGTTCAAGCAATAGAGAAGGCAATATCTATACTTCCTAGAATTGACCCATAAGAAATGCACAGTCGTGTGAGTACACTGTCATTGATTGTGATCTTTAGGCAAAGTTGACTACTAATGCAGTGGTTAAATGTGCTTCcttgtttatttgtttgtttctacATGAAGGCATTGTACAATTGGCATGGTGTGGCAAAACGGACATAAATTGTTTTTGACCGTGCTTTGAAATGCTCAAATCAAAATCTTTTACAACGATTCTCACGGTGTGTTTTTCAGAGCTTTCTTCTAAATTGCGTACTCATACAGATGTTTGGCTAAGTCTGGTTCTTAGAACAAATTCATTGTGCATAGAGTGTGAATTGTCTGTTCTCTTCATCACATCAATGTCTGTAAAAGCACAGTGATCAATTTGAGTTTTTCCTCACCGCTTTGGGGTGAAAAGGATGCACTGGTGATTATTTTTGCATTTAGAATGCCGGATGTTGTATCTCTAGTTCCATTAGCCTATAATGATCGCAAGATGGAGGGGAGAGGGAATGTTTGTGTACTTTGTTGTTGTAAAATGTGACGGTGATTTTTATTTAAGCTGCCTTAATTGGATGAAGTAAACTTGATCAGGAGGCGGTGATGGATTTAGAGCTTCATGTCCTTACATAATTATGTCGATATGCAGAAACATCTTAGGGGCAAGGGTTGCTAATTGCTTAATTTCTTTATTGTAGATACCTTTCGTGTGGAACTTGGGCAGGAAAGATTTTTTGCTTGGTTATGATCATTGACTTACTGTTATGACATCTGTTGCAACTATGGAAGTTTGTAAAGTTTCTGTGCATGTCTTTGAATTTCCGGATTAACAAGATTGCCATGTTTAATGACCTTCCCTTCATTGTCCATCAGCCTGCAGAGGATATTGAAGAGGTGCCCGATTTTGTTCTATCCCATGATCAAGATGAAGGGACCTCGCTGGACAATGCAAACCAACGCTCGAGATGACTGCATACAAGATTgacctttttttctttattattttttggtagGGATACGTAGGATTGACCTGGTTCTTCTTTGTGTTGATTTCAGTTGGTAGCATCAGTTTAATCCCGCAAGTAATCAATTTTGTTCCAGATTTTGAATATACAAGACATAAAAGATGATTGTCTGTCGCTTGTATGACAACTTTCGAACAAATTTTGgtggaaattttaaatttgaaagtttATATGGCACAAAACTTGCAAACtgaatatttttcatttgataaGCTACTCTAATTTACAGGGTGAGAGATTCAACTTGCGTGTAAGGGGACGGAAACGTTGCCTTTCCCATTGGCCTAATTCACACTTGTAAATTTATAAACCACAGTCACATGATGTTACTAATTCACGTGTTATAGGCTTAACGtataaataaatggcaaaataGATACCTTACGAACTTAGATAAGTGTTCAAAGTTTATTAATAACACTGCATGACGGTGTAATGAAACTATTGAGATAGAAATGAAGGGCCCACAAACAAGTTTCTTTGTAAAAAGAATATAGAAAGGAAGGGCAATGGTACATGGCACTTGGCAAGTTGGGTACATGGAGCAAGCCTAGACATGAAACAAGCTGACCTCTAACCGTTGGTTCATCTTCaacctcttcctctctttcacAAGAATCAATACCATCTGTGGCTTCCATATGAGCTTCATATCTTGTTAGACAAATAaagaatatggttggagtccttgtgtaattgtatataatattattcacTATTGgaagtataagccgtcctataagccgtcttacctacaaagtataagccgtcctacctacaaagtataagccgtcctacctacacacttgtatccctTAATTTAGGGTGATTTGATCTTGTTACTTGAAGTCATGTATATAAATCCTTGTAACCTTGTAGAGAAAGATAATGagaaaaaaagcattctcttccattttttccacattcacgtatcaataacaaatatattttttagcctacatacctttttctacatggtatacagagcaggtttataaccctagccctattttttttttttcggcagctttctctgccgtttCCATGGCTGACTCTTCTTCTTCCGATGGTGTTTTTTCCCTTCATCATTCCGACCACCCGAATCTT is a genomic window containing:
- the LOC137716284 gene encoding phosphatidylinositol N-acetylglucosaminyltransferase subunit A-like, whose protein sequence is MREKHSLQDRVEMLGAVQLSKLRSVLIFGHIFLNSSLTEAFCIAILEAASCGLLTVSPHVGGVPEVLPDDMIVLAKPDPSDMVQAIEKAISILPRIDP